From the Gemmatimonadota bacterium genome, the window CCCCGGTTTCGATGCGGTCCAGCGCGTCTTCCATCTTCGCGGTGAACGCCACGTCGAACAGGTCCGGGAAAGCCATGACCAGGATCCGGTTTACGGCCATGCCGAGGTCCGTCGGCGTGAACCGGCCCGCTTTCATGGCCGCGTACTTGCGCATGCGCAGCGTGCTGATGATCTGGGCATAGGTGCTCGGCCGGCCGATCTGCCGGACCTCGAGTTCCTTGACGAGACTCGCCTCGGTGTACCTGGGCGGGGGCTGGGTGAAATGCTGCCTGGGTTCGAGCTTTTCCAGGGCAAGTTTCTCGTCCTTCCGCAGATCGGGCAGGGATTTCTCGTCGTCCTTGCCTTCCGCGTCCTCGTCGACCGGTTCTTCATAGGCCTTCAGGAATCCCGCGAAGGTCGGCACGGTGCCCGTGGCGCGGAACTGGTACTTCCCGGAACGGATGTCCACGGTGGTCACGTCGAAACGGGCCGGTCGCATCTGGCATGCCACGAAGCGCAGCCAGATCAGTTCATACAGCCTGTACTGGTCCTTCGTCAGAAAGGGCTTCATCTTCTCCGGGGTGCGGTCCACGGCCGTGGGCCGGATTGCCTCGTGGGCGTCCTGGGCGCCCGGCTTGGTCTTGAACCTCCGCGGCTTGGGGGGGACGTATTCGTCGCCGTATACCCGGCCGATCAGGTCCCGGACGGCCGCGATCGCCTCGTCCACGATCCGGGTCGAGTCCGTCCTCATGTAGGTGATCAGCCCAATGGCCCCCTCGTCGCCCAGCTCGATGCCTTCGTAGAGCTGCTGGGCGATCATCATGGTCTTCTGGGTGGTGAACCGGAGGCGCCTGGCCGCGTCCTGCTGCAGGGTGCTGGTGATGAAGGGCGGATAGGGATTGCGCTGCGTGCGCTTCCGCGTGATGTCCTCGATTTCGAAGGTCTTCCCGCGCAGGTCCTCGATCAGCGCCCGGGCCGACTTCTCGTCGGGCAGGTTGAACTTCTCTCCGTCCACGCGGATCAGCTTGACCGGGAACACGGCGTCCCCCTCCGACCGGAGGTGTGCCGTAATGGACCAGTACTCCTCGACCTTGAACTTCTCGATTTCCACTTCCCGTTCGCAGATCAGCCGCAGCGCCACCGACTGTACCCGGCCCGCGCTCAATCCGCCGGTGATCGTCTTCCAGAGGAAGGGACTGACCTGGTACCCGACGAGACGGTCCATGACGCGGCGCGCCTGCTGGGCGTTGACTTTCTGCATGTCGATCGACACGGGCTTGTCGATCGCCGTCCGCACCGCCCCGGGGGTGATCTCGTGGAAGAGCACCCGCCCCACTTCCTTCTTGCTGTTGCCCAGCTGGCTGGCCACGTGCCAGGCGATGGCCTCGCCCTCCCGGTCGGGGTCGGTCGCGAGGAAGATCTGATCGGCCGACCGCGCTGCGCTGCGGAGGTCTTTCACGACCTTTTCCTTGCCCGGGATCGTTACGTATTCGGGCTGGAAACCGTTCTGGACGTCGACGCCCAGGCTCTTGGGCGGCAGGTCCCGGACATGGCCCACCGACGCCATGATCTCGAAATCCTTGCCCAGGTATTTCTTGATCGTACGGGCCTTGGCCGGGGACTCCACGATAACGAGTGATTTGGACATGTTATAAAGTAGTCGCGTGAAAGTAGTCGCGCTGGAGATGAAGGAAAGTAGGACTTCAGTTCCCGATGATGCCCTCTTCGAGGTCGTCGGGCAGCCAGATCATGACCTGTCCGGATTCCGACTCGAGCAGGATCGGTGCGGCGATGGTTTTGATATCGTCCCGGGTGACGGAACGGGCGCCCGTCAGCATGGCCCGTTCGATGATCAGTTCGGTCTGCGTATCGGTGATCAGACCCAGTTCGCGAAGTTCCAGCAGGTAGCCGTACGCGTCGGGCTGGATCATCAGCTGTTCCACGGCGTGCAGAATCCGGTTGGGTTTGGGCTGGAGCGGCTTGGTCGGATCGACCACGACTTCCGCCTGCGCCTGGAGGCGGTCGAACAGCCAGGCGAAGGCCGTGTTGACCTCCTGCTGGGTATAACCGTGGCCGACCAGGGTCTGGGAGACGTCGGCGATGTCGTTGAATCGGCCTTTTTCATCCTGCATGTGCTTCATGAGGAAAACGATGATTTCCATCACTTTTTCCATGATGCGCTCCTGAAGGAATGCGAAGATGTGATTGGAACCGGGCCGAAGAACGACCCCTGGCCGTATACCGTACTTTTCGGTTTTCGCTGTCCAAATCTAAGCTTCCGGGGGTCCGTATGCAAGTGTTTTTACCGGTCCCGGACGGCGTTACGTCGCTTCGAACACCTTGCCGATTTCATCCCGGTCGAAGGCCGGGAGATCGGCGATTTCACCCTTGCTCCTGATCCGGATTCCGAACTCGGGAGGCTCTACGGACCCGATCTCGGCGACCGGTATGCCGGCTTCGCCAAGGCAGGCCGCAAGGGGCTGCACACGGTCCGCTTCCACCACGATGAGCAGGGCGCCCGACGCGATGACGCCCAGGGGATCCAGGCCGTAAAACGCGCAGAGGGCCTCCGGTTCGGGCAGCAGCGGAATCCGGTCCTCCTCGATAAGCATGCCGACCCCGGAAGCGACCGCGATCTCCCGCAGTCCCGACGCGAGTCCGCCCTCCGTGGGATCGTGCATGGCGCGGACCCCGCCGGTCTCCATGGCGAGGCGGGCTTCCCTGACCACGCTGAGGCCGGGTTGCCTGAGGTACCGCCGGCAGGTCTCGAGGAATTCGTCGGAGAATCGCGTCCGGACCTCGTTGCTTTTTTCCATGGCGATCAGCGCCGTCGCCTCGATGGCGATCCCCTTGGTCAGCAGGATCCGGTCGCCCACCCGGGCGCCGTCGCCGGAGACATAGCCGTCGGCCGTCGTTTCCCCCAGCATCTGCCCGATGAGCAGCGGCCGGTCCAGGCCGTGGGTGATTTCGGTGTGTCCGCCGCAGAGGGTGATGCCGAGTTCGCGGCAGGCGTCGGCCAGGCCGGAGAAAATGCGGTCCACCAGGTCGGCGTCGGTTTTATCTTCCGGGAGCAGTATGGTCGAGAGGAACCACCGGGGCGCCGCGCCCATGGCGGCGACGTCGTTGGCGTTGATGTTGACGGCGTACCAGCCGATTTCCTCGGTGGCGAAGGTGATGGGGTCGGTTTTCGAGACGAGTACGCTGGAACCGAACGAGATGACCGCCGCGTCCCGACCGATGCCCGGGCCCACGAGCAGTCTCGGGTCGGCGCCGGAAGCATAGCGGCGCAGGATGCGGTCCAGGTCTTCCGCGGGCAGCTTGCCGACCGGGTAGTAGGGAGGCATGTCTCGCTGATTGGCGTGGGTGCGTCGATGCCCGCGCGTCGGCGGTTATTCCCGACGCTTCCGCTGGGCGCGCAATGCTTCTTTAAGGATCTTGCCGGGCTTGAACTTGGCTTTCCGGCGGGCCGGAACCTCGATGGTGTAGCCGGTCCGCGGATTGCGGGCCGCCGGCTTGGGGCGGGTATTCCTGATCTCCAGCGCGCCGAATCCCCTGATCTCGATCCGGTTGCCCTCGACCAGGTTCTCCCGCATGATTTCGAAGAGCGCGTCGATCACGGGATAGATCTGCGTCTTTTTCAGTCCCAGTGTCTCGCTGATTTCGTTGACCAGTTCTCTGCGCGTTGTCGTCATGTAGGTTCCTCGGTCCGGTGTTCTTTCTTTCCGCCGGATGAACAGGGCCGGCCGTGCAGGCGGTGCAGCTTGTCCACGTTCTCCTGGTCTATGGTGTTGACCCGGCCGAGCATGCGCGCCACGAGGGCGATCTGCGCGCAGTGCTCCATGGTTTCCATCTTGTGATAGGCCGAAACGATGTCCGGACCCAGGGTCAGCGCGCCGTGGTTTTCCAGCAGTATCGCGTCGTGGTCCCGCACGAATCCCCGGAGCGATTCGACCAGTTCCATGGTTCCCGGCGTCCCGTAGGGCGCGATGGGTACGAATCCCAGGGAGACGATCACCTCGGGCAGCAGGGCATCGGGCAGATGCACGCCGGCCACCGAGAAACCCGTCGCCGCCGGGGGATGGGCGTGGGCCACGGCGTGCACGTCCGGACGCTCCCGGTACACCATGAGGTGCATTTTCATCTCTGACGACGGTTCGTGCATCCCCGAGATCACCGCGCCGTCATAATCGACGATCACGAATTTGTCCGGGTCCAGGAAACCCTTGCTCACCCCGGTCATCGTGATCAGCAATCGGTCTTCGGACAGTCGAACGCTTAAGTTTCCGTCGTTCGAGGCTACGTATCCCCGGTCATACATCCGCTTGCCGACGTGGATTACGTCGGATACGACTTGCTCTATTTGCAAGATTACGTTGTTCCGGTTGAAAGATTGCGGATTGCGGTGGTACGGTTCGAATATATCCGGCCCGCCGTTTCCGTACAAGTATTATTATTTCCATAAGTTATAAGCCGGAAAAAGTTACAGGCCGAAAAGTTACAGGCCGGACCGCACGATGTGCGAGACGTCGGTGATACGGTTTCTTTCCACGCCCCGCGTGTCGATGCGGATTCGGTCCCGGCCGCAATCCACCAGCAGAGGCGGGGTTCCCTTCAACCACCGGTCCGCCAGGCCGACGGGATCGCCGCCAGGCGGGCGTATGGATACGGCGTAACCGGGCAAGCCGTCGGCGGGGAGGCGGTACGCCGTAAGATACGCCCGGCTTTCGACCACGTCACACGCGCCGCGGAGCCGGCCGTCTTCCGACAGGCGTTCGAACAGCAGGCGGACACGGGCGCCTACCTCTTCCCCGGTCGCGGCGAGCATGTGGGCCGCCGGATGGCACGCGAGGTCGCAGGAGCTATCGGCCAGTTCCGCCAGCCGGGCGACGAATCCCGCCCTCACGTGCCGGGAGGCCTGCGCCGCCGGCCAGGTGCCGTGCGCTCTCAGCCGCGCGATGACCTGTCGTGTCCCGATCAGCAGTCCGCAGGGCGGCCCGCCGATGAGGCCGCCTCCAGCCGCGATGATCAGTGGCGTGCCGGACCGCACGGCATCGGTGACCGAGCGCCTGGCCGCGAACGGGGCGGATGAGACCGGGCGCAACGTCGTATCGCCGGCCAGGTGAAGCACCGTGGCGCCGGATTCCGCTCCGGCCCGGACGATTTCCTCCGGGGCCGCTTCTTCGGTGAAACCTCGAAGGGCGCAGGTGGACGGACGGGCCGTGACGATCAGTGCGGTCCGGTCTCCCATCGCGCGTCCGTAGTCGGACAGGCGGGACTTGTTGGTTGCGCCGGTCTCGATCATCGTGGCGCCGGCGAGCGCGCAGAGCGACACCGGGTTCACGGGCCGATCCTCGTATGGCGCGTCGATCAATCCCGCCTGGCTGCGGCCGATGATCACTTCCGCCCGTCCCGCGAGCGCCCGGACCGCAAGGAGGAAGGCGTCGGCGACGGACCGGCAGACCAGTACGTCTTCGGCACCGGTCAAATCGCGCACGAGTCCGGCGGTACGGCCGTCTTCCTCGTAAGCCGCGAGGGTGAGGGCCAGCCTCGAGGCGCTCCCGGCGGCCGTTCCGGCGTAGGGTTCCCGCGCGAGCGGATGGAATACGATACCTGAAGCGTTGATCAGCACCCCGCCCGCCGAATGGGCTTCATCCTCCAGGCGCGTGGCGGCCCGCTCGGCGAAGCGCTCCGGCGCGAATCCGTCCTCTTGCGCGAATCCGTCCTCTGCATTCTCCGGGGGACGAAGCCGGATCCGCTCCCGCGCGTCGCGCAGCACCTTCCGGATCGCGGCGTCGATCTGCCCGTCCTCGAACCGGCCGCGCAGTGCCTCGATGCGGGATTCGCCCTGCACCAGGCGCACGGAAGGCAGACGGGCGAATTGACGCTGCAGGGCTTCCTGCCCGGCTTTCATTGGTCCCTCCCTTCCCGGCTCACCGCGGCGAGCGCGGTTTCCGTGCATCGGCCGGTCAGGTGGTCGCCGCCGGCGCGTAGCGCCCGTATTTCCCGGGCGAGCCGGTCCAGGTCGGCGGGACGGTCCACGTCGTGCCAGGACGGGAGTTCGTGGCTGGAAAAACCGCATGTCCGGATAGCCGCCCGGGTCTGCCGCAGCACGCGGCCGGTGCCCCAGTGGATGGATTCGAACAGTCGGTCGTACCGGTCGGAGGCGTTTTTCCGGCGTCTCTGACTGTCCGGCATGTCCGGGTCGCCTGGATCGCCCGGACTGCCGGGACCTCCTGGTCCGCCTGATGCGCCCGGACCGCCCAGTCCGATCAGGTAGTAGCCGCCATCATCGGCGGGACCGAGCACGACGTCGTGCCGGTCCAGTGCCTCGAATGCCTCTTCGACGTAAGCCGGGGGGAGGAGGGGGCTGTCACCGCCCAGCACGACGGTCTTTTCCCATCCGTCTTGCCGGAAGGCCGTGAAGGCGTTCGACAACCGTTCCCCGAGATGGCTGCCCCGCTGACGAAGCCAGTTCACATAGGGATCTCCCAGACAGCCCAGGGCGGATCCGAGTTCCGTCCGTCCGTCGTCGGGCGTCCAGGCCACGAAGAGGGAAGCGGCTGCGGTCCGCTGGGCCAGGTGCAGCGTGTCCAGGATGAAGGCGCGGTAGAGTTCCGCGGCCTCGTCCATCGTTACCCGCGGC encodes:
- a CDS encoding class II aldolase/adducin family protein; the protein is MYDRGYVASNDGNLSVRLSEDRLLITMTGVSKGFLDPDKFVIVDYDGAVISGMHEPSSEMKMHLMVYRERPDVHAVAHAHPPAATGFSVAGVHLPDALLPEVIVSLGFVPIAPYGTPGTMELVESLRGFVRDHDAILLENHGALTLGPDIVSAYHKMETMEHCAQIALVARMLGRVNTIDQENVDKLHRLHGRPCSSGGKKEHRTEEPT
- a CDS encoding glycosyltransferase, with amino-acid sequence MGSGKTPGLNALPPTGRTRPSPQPPDLHTPMSNALVLFMKAPRPGTVKTRLTPRVTMDEAAELYRAFILDTLHLAQRTAAASLFVAWTPDDGRTELGSALGCLGDPYVNWLRQRGSHLGERLSNAFTAFRQDGWEKTVVLGGDSPLLPPAYVEEAFEALDRHDVVLGPADDGGYYLIGLGGPGASGGPGGPGSPGDPGDPDMPDSQRRRKNASDRYDRLFESIHWGTGRVLRQTRAAIRTCGFSSHELPSWHDVDRPADLDRLAREIRALRAGGDHLTGRCTETALAAVSREGRDQ
- a CDS encoding hydrogenase expression protein, with amino-acid sequence MPPYYPVGKLPAEDLDRILRRYASGADPRLLVGPGIGRDAAVISFGSSVLVSKTDPITFATEEIGWYAVNINANDVAAMGAAPRWFLSTILLPEDKTDADLVDRIFSGLADACRELGITLCGGHTEITHGLDRPLLIGQMLGETTADGYVSGDGARVGDRILLTKGIAIEATALIAMEKSNEVRTRFSDEFLETCRRYLRQPGLSVVREARLAMETGGVRAMHDPTEGGLASGLREIAVASGVGMLIEEDRIPLLPEPEALCAFYGLDPLGVIASGALLIVVEADRVQPLAACLGEAGIPVAEIGSVEPPEFGIRIRSKGEIADLPAFDRDEIGKVFEAT
- the topA gene encoding type I DNA topoisomerase; the protein is MSKSLVIVESPAKARTIKKYLGKDFEIMASVGHVRDLPPKSLGVDVQNGFQPEYVTIPGKEKVVKDLRSAARSADQIFLATDPDREGEAIAWHVASQLGNSKKEVGRVLFHEITPGAVRTAIDKPVSIDMQKVNAQQARRVMDRLVGYQVSPFLWKTITGGLSAGRVQSVALRLICEREVEIEKFKVEEYWSITAHLRSEGDAVFPVKLIRVDGEKFNLPDEKSARALIEDLRGKTFEIEDITRKRTQRNPYPPFITSTLQQDAARRLRFTTQKTMMIAQQLYEGIELGDEGAIGLITYMRTDSTRIVDEAIAAVRDLIGRVYGDEYVPPKPRRFKTKPGAQDAHEAIRPTAVDRTPEKMKPFLTKDQYRLYELIWLRFVACQMRPARFDVTTVDIRSGKYQFRATGTVPTFAGFLKAYEEPVDEDAEGKDDEKSLPDLRKDEKLALEKLEPRQHFTQPPPRYTEASLVKELEVRQIGRPSTYAQIISTLRMRKYAAMKAGRFTPTDLGMAVNRILVMAFPDLFDVAFTAKMEDALDRIETGELDWTGTLVDFYQPFNERLQSVNAQRSELKSTLTEETDEKCEKCGKPMVIRWGRNGRFMACGGFPACRNTRPMNGEENADLNTDEVCGKCGEKMIVKTGRYGPFLACSGYPRCRETRPVNLGVDCPEEGCDGFLTARRSQKGRNFYGCSNYPKCRFVVWDKPVDRRCPRCDYPLMVEKQERSGREALQCPSCKHRVRAAESQPDGSGEADQAGQLGQADQAGQTLQEA
- a CDS encoding DUF494 domain-containing protein; its protein translation is MEKVMEIIVFLMKHMQDEKGRFNDIADVSQTLVGHGYTQQEVNTAFAWLFDRLQAQAEVVVDPTKPLQPKPNRILHAVEQLMIQPDAYGYLLELRELGLITDTQTELIIERAMLTGARSVTRDDIKTIAAPILLESESGQVMIWLPDDLEEGIIGN
- a CDS encoding HU family DNA-binding protein gives rise to the protein MTTTRRELVNEISETLGLKKTQIYPVIDALFEIMRENLVEGNRIEIRGFGALEIRNTRPKPAARNPRTGYTIEVPARRKAKFKPGKILKEALRAQRKRRE